A single region of the Yersinia entomophaga genome encodes:
- a CDS encoding DEAD/DEAH box helicase — protein sequence MSYFFDTAVNIEGNKKLRTPQVEAYIKIREFFSDPQNREALVVLPTGTGKSGLISIAPYGVSEKRVLIITPGLVTKDSIRKTQEVLEDNFWVNCDVMFSSKDIPIVNEYVSDISDEHLESSHIVYSNIHRISGNRSTTLINRVAPDYFDLIIVDEAHHAPAQSWRDAIQYFSNAKILHVTGTPYRGDNQEVPGVKIHETPLSEVMKDKYVKWLRKETVNASELFFYTPDMPGVKLSKDDVLALKDKEWIEKSVALSEECSKDVIEHSIRRLDELKKISTSVPHKILAVGCSITHAEDLYKWYTEKGLRATIIHSEMEPERIATSFKEIDNNNCDVVISVNMLMEGYDHKYLSILAIFRPYRSLNAFAQVVGRILRAIPDNEIAAFEIDNNGLVIFHEEIGLNVMWDTFQKEVDRAKRASVREYIFSDRDYVEREQALAGIASDGAYVSETDSYLDDIDFNALFEQKRAEISEAVSSQIEKIRLAGITLSDSAIEGLKKSLVEEEARKVADIIDPELIEKRPHIARKRMREILKTRTQDEVANLLNDKGIGEKSSELYDIFGRHMQYIAPTDANDGILMRYINLKLSKAFGRVDERDNKTLLQSIDALPGILKEVERMIR from the coding sequence ATGTCTTACTTTTTTGACACAGCAGTGAATATTGAAGGAAATAAAAAGCTTAGAACACCACAGGTAGAAGCATACATAAAGATTAGGGAGTTTTTTAGCGATCCGCAAAATCGTGAGGCCTTGGTTGTGTTGCCTACAGGTACAGGAAAAAGTGGGTTGATATCGATTGCACCCTATGGTGTGTCAGAGAAAAGAGTATTAATTATTACACCCGGCTTGGTTACGAAAGACAGCATCAGGAAAACCCAAGAAGTGTTAGAAGATAATTTTTGGGTTAATTGCGATGTTATGTTTAGCAGTAAAGATATTCCGATTGTAAATGAATATGTTTCAGATATATCAGATGAACACTTAGAAAGTAGTCATATTGTTTATTCTAATATTCATAGAATTTCTGGTAATAGAAGTACAACTCTTATTAATCGAGTCGCTCCTGATTACTTTGATTTAATTATTGTAGATGAGGCTCATCATGCCCCAGCACAAAGCTGGCGTGACGCAATACAATATTTTTCTAATGCTAAGATTCTTCATGTTACGGGAACGCCTTATCGGGGGGATAATCAGGAAGTTCCCGGAGTGAAAATACATGAAACGCCATTGTCTGAGGTCATGAAAGATAAATATGTTAAATGGCTAAGGAAAGAAACGGTTAATGCTAGTGAGTTATTCTTTTATACGCCAGATATGCCAGGTGTTAAGTTATCTAAAGATGATGTTCTTGCGCTTAAAGATAAAGAATGGATTGAAAAGAGCGTAGCGTTATCAGAGGAATGCTCTAAAGATGTGATTGAACATAGCATCCGTCGGTTAGATGAGCTAAAAAAAATATCAACCTCTGTGCCACATAAGATATTAGCTGTAGGGTGTAGTATCACTCATGCGGAAGATCTATATAAGTGGTATACAGAAAAAGGGCTGAGAGCTACTATAATTCATAGTGAGATGGAGCCTGAAAGAATCGCCACCTCGTTTAAAGAGATAGACAATAATAATTGTGATGTGGTTATATCAGTAAATATGCTAATGGAGGGGTATGACCATAAGTATTTAAGTATATTGGCAATATTTAGACCATATAGAAGTCTTAATGCATTCGCACAGGTTGTAGGGCGTATATTAAGGGCCATACCAGATAATGAGATTGCTGCTTTTGAAATAGATAATAATGGTTTGGTTATCTTTCATGAGGAAATTGGTCTAAATGTAATGTGGGATACTTTCCAAAAGGAAGTGGACAGGGCAAAAAGAGCTAGTGTTAGAGAATATATATTTAGCGATCGTGATTATGTTGAGAGAGAGCAAGCTCTAGCGGGAATTGCTAGTGATGGTGCGTATGTAAGTGAAACCGATTCATATTTAGATGATATCGATTTTAATGCTCTTTTTGAGCAGAAAAGAGCTGAAATAAGTGAAGCTGTTTCTAGCCAAATAGAAAAAATAAGATTAGCTGGTATTACATTATCCGATTCAGCAATTGAAGGGTTGAAAAAGTCATTAGTAGAGGAGGAGGCGCGTAAAGTTGCTGATATTATAGATCCTGAGCTAATTGAAAAACGACCACATATCGCAAGAAAAAGAATGCGAGAAATCCTTAAGACAAGAACCCAAGATGAAGTTGCTAATCTATTGAATGATAAAGGTATTGGTGAGAAGAGTTCAGAACTATATGATATTTTTGGTCGTCATATGCAGTATATAGCACCAACGGACGCCAATGATGGTATCTTGATGCGTTATATTAATTTAAAATTGTCAAAAGCCTTTGGGCGTGTGGATGAGCGTGATAATAAAACTCTGCTACAGTCTATAGATGCGTTGCCCGGTATTTTAAAAGAAGTTGAGAGGATGATAAGATGA
- a CDS encoding DUF1795 domain-containing protein, giving the protein MNQVSDLRCVFTEGSIALPADYREQTVNILIAPQKPSLNVSRDQLRPDESFEAYLARQREVLQKGLRKYQALDEQPAVLGDSLFHGITLLYRYHPQKGQTLHQRQAAFLVSASTVLIFTLTSAHALSEQDEAFFSDCLNSYQHP; this is encoded by the coding sequence ATGAATCAGGTGTCAGACCTACGCTGTGTGTTCACTGAAGGCAGTATCGCCTTGCCTGCTGATTACCGTGAGCAGACCGTCAATATTTTGATTGCCCCGCAAAAGCCCTCACTCAATGTTTCCCGTGACCAGTTACGCCCGGACGAAAGCTTTGAAGCCTATCTCGCTCGCCAGCGTGAGGTATTGCAAAAAGGTCTGCGCAAGTACCAGGCTCTCGACGAACAGCCCGCAGTCTTGGGCGATAGCCTGTTCCATGGCATCACGCTGCTTTACCGTTACCATCCGCAAAAAGGCCAGACACTGCATCAACGTCAGGCGGCGTTTTTGGTTTCGGCCTCCACCGTGCTGATTTTCACGCTGACCAGTGCTCATGCCCTGAGTGAACAGGATGAAGCCTTCTTCTCTGATTGCTTAAACAGTTACCAACACCCCTAA
- a CDS encoding tyrosine-type recombinase/integrase — MPLSDIQIRRAKPQEKAYTLSDGQGLSLLIEPNGSKGWRFRYRFAGKARLMSLGTYDLISLAEARSKRDMARKLVADGTDPAEVKKAEKLAQRLSSENSFEAISREWHKAKADRWSLGYREEIMSTFEADIFPYIGKRPIAEITPLELLDVLQRIEKRGALEKTRKVRQRCGEVFRYAIITGRAAYNPAPDLASALSTPKKQHYPFLSAEEMPYFIRDLEGYTGSIITKNAAKILILTGVRTKEMRFATWQEIDLESGLWEIPAERMKMRRPHIVPLSTQVIALFKQLLPITGHYPYIFIGRNDRKKPISKETVNQVIELLGYKGRATGHGFRHTMSTILHEQGYDSAWIELQLAHVDKNSIRGTYNHAQYLEKRRDMLQWYSYKLYLV; from the coding sequence ATGCCACTTTCCGATATCCAGATTCGCCGTGCTAAACCACAAGAAAAAGCCTATACCCTGAGTGACGGGCAAGGGCTATCACTCTTAATTGAACCTAATGGCAGCAAAGGCTGGCGCTTTCGCTATCGTTTTGCCGGTAAAGCCCGATTAATGTCATTAGGGACTTATGACTTGATATCCCTTGCTGAAGCTCGCTCTAAGCGAGATATGGCACGTAAACTGGTTGCAGATGGAACAGATCCCGCAGAGGTGAAAAAGGCTGAGAAGTTAGCGCAGCGGCTTTCATCGGAAAACTCTTTTGAGGCCATTAGCCGTGAGTGGCATAAAGCTAAAGCGGATCGTTGGTCTTTGGGATATAGGGAAGAAATCATGAGTACCTTTGAGGCGGATATATTTCCGTATATTGGTAAACGGCCAATTGCAGAAATCACACCGCTGGAGTTACTTGATGTGCTTCAACGTATCGAAAAGCGTGGAGCGTTAGAAAAAACGCGCAAAGTACGTCAGCGCTGCGGGGAAGTATTTCGTTATGCCATTATTACCGGTCGGGCTGCATATAATCCCGCCCCTGACCTTGCCAGCGCATTAAGTACGCCAAAGAAACAGCATTACCCGTTCCTGTCTGCCGAAGAGATGCCATATTTTATTCGTGATCTAGAGGGTTATACCGGCAGCATCATAACCAAGAACGCCGCGAAGATACTTATTTTAACGGGTGTACGAACTAAGGAAATGCGTTTTGCTACTTGGCAGGAAATCGATCTTGAGAGCGGCTTGTGGGAGATTCCAGCAGAACGAATGAAGATGCGTCGCCCTCATATCGTGCCGTTGTCTACGCAGGTTATAGCGCTATTTAAACAGCTCTTACCTATCACCGGACATTATCCTTATATTTTTATTGGACGAAATGACCGTAAAAAGCCTATAAGTAAAGAAACAGTCAATCAGGTCATTGAATTACTGGGTTATAAAGGCCGTGCGACGGGTCACGGATTTAGACATACCATGTCAACGATTTTGCATGAGCAAGGCTATGATAGTGCATGGATAGAGCTACAATTGGCTCACGTTGATAAGAATAGTATTCGCGGTACTTATAATCATGCACAGTATCTTGAAAAGCGAAGAGATATGTTGCAGTGGTATTCATATAAATTATATTTGGTGTAA
- a CDS encoding ogr/Delta-like zinc finger family protein, producing the protein MMRCPVCKHASHTRASRYLSEQTKEAYYQCQNIECSCTFKSIESVDKIITRPPIKEPEIIPEVILPERKVLNRYGSNARIH; encoded by the coding sequence ATGATGCGTTGTCCTGTGTGTAAACATGCGTCTCATACGCGTGCCAGCCGCTATTTATCTGAGCAGACCAAAGAGGCGTATTATCAGTGTCAGAATATAGAGTGTTCTTGTACCTTTAAATCGATTGAGAGTGTGGATAAAATAATTACCCGCCCTCCGATTAAAGAGCCTGAAATAATACCAGAGGTTATTCTACCAGAACGAAAAGTATTAAATCGCTACGGTTCTAACGCACGAATTCATTAA
- a CDS encoding immunity 22 family protein: MENKVHVWIGTNFSSEEEYMEYFELDYSVEGDFNNPNYRQCAFCKDIGIQWYDDDFIGMIPRHKQEVSLDEILLDAAVDQDELSLVKSECDNLGIKKANAIFWYQDPNLVIKRPIKDQYNGLKYIGLFNGD, from the coding sequence ATGGAAAATAAAGTACACGTTTGGATTGGAACTAATTTCTCCTCAGAAGAGGAATACATGGAATACTTTGAGTTGGATTATTCTGTTGAGGGAGACTTTAATAACCCTAATTATAGGCAGTGTGCGTTTTGCAAAGACATCGGCATCCAATGGTATGATGATGACTTCATTGGCATGATACCTAGACATAAGCAAGAAGTGTCTTTAGATGAGATACTACTCGATGCTGCTGTTGATCAGGATGAATTATCATTAGTAAAAAGTGAATGTGATAATTTGGGTATTAAAAAAGCTAATGCAATATTTTGGTATCAAGATCCCAACTTAGTGATAAAACGACCAATTAAAGATCAGTATAATGGGCTAAAATATATTGGTTTATTCAATGGCGACTAG
- a CDS encoding aldehyde dehydrogenase yields MSQTTPHPITPVLESFKVAKAQHLKNEETYEEIIASIARSQQKQRDAENQSQQADGSWRKLFRSLRGEMTDELQTEHIRRISQRELAQEFGHLIEELELDKDYTSLQLCASARPYKDTHKVALMEYAKMEMSAAMKTLSPELIRAVKLKVAVNELYTDTSSEKALGTLTATLLSLAGLYTFDMEKESILAELTLQPPQPGYVDSALNNSPIKCARLFEAIKVKREKLNPAGEQ; encoded by the coding sequence ATGAGCCAAACAACCCCACACCCAATTACACCCGTTCTTGAAAGTTTTAAAGTGGCGAAAGCGCAACACCTGAAGAATGAAGAAACCTACGAAGAAATTATTGCGTCCATTGCCCGCAGCCAGCAAAAGCAACGCGACGCCGAAAACCAGAGCCAACAGGCTGACGGCAGTTGGCGCAAACTGTTTCGTAGCCTGCGTGGTGAAATGACGGATGAGCTGCAAACCGAGCATATCCGCCGGATTTCACAGCGGGAGCTGGCGCAAGAATTCGGGCATCTGATTGAAGAACTGGAACTGGATAAAGATTACACGTCACTGCAATTATGTGCTTCTGCAAGACCCTATAAAGACACGCATAAAGTAGCGTTGATGGAATATGCGAAGATGGAAATGTCTGCCGCAATGAAAACCCTGTCACCCGAACTCATCCGGGCAGTGAAATTAAAGGTCGCTGTGAACGAACTCTACACAGATACATCATCGGAGAAGGCTTTGGGTACACTTACAGCGACTCTTCTTTCATTGGCGGGACTCTATACGTTTGATATGGAAAAAGAATCGATATTAGCCGAACTCACACTACAGCCACCACAACCGGGTTATGTTGACTCTGCTCTGAACAATAGTCCGATAAAATGTGCGCGGTTATTTGAAGCAATAAAGGTAAAACGGGAAAAACTAAACCCAGCCGGGGAGCAATAA
- a CDS encoding RHS repeat-associated core domain-containing protein encodes MLEAARVGDPIGHSQAIAGLIGGTILGGIINVAGGILGGMLFAAGCASACLGVGILLIGASIAVGMAANALGEKARDAGVEAGAGSMSPSGAIITGSGNVFTNGKAAAVSSLSTVNCDKDKVQQVAQGSSSVFINGLPAARKSDKTTCDATIMAGSPNVFIGGGTTTTESITTEIPQWAYTVSDLTMFAAGLISFGGAASKGPGAIQKLFAKLPGADKIAKIACRLAPLAIVASVAGVLAKPVDVTTGQKFLNDDDELDFTLDGELPLFWQRRYLSSHVYEGVLGRGWSLFWESELRQVEDGILWRNTYGDFIPFPDVPAGHQTFCPDQQCWLTHHEDGRWSVHDAGELRYHYPAFDAEGRAPLGVISDNVGNQQSFHYNAQRQMESVTCTRGQTLRCEYHPELNRLTAVWQHTVSGEVLRARYQYNEKGQLVAVQHRGEAVMRRFGWDEHNGLLLWHENATGLRCDYQWQEIDDIWCVVEQHTSEGDGYRLAYDEEQRQRIATWQDGSQTVWALDEHRRVSRYTDRSGNTHHLLWDDVGQPAGYRSPLGHLRQCQWDELGRLVSVTEANGAKTRWQYQRNSDRQTFVFWPDGTSERTQWDEQGRVVQETDRLLQSTQYHYPRDNTLLPDSMTDARGGESRLDWNMLGLMTLYTDCSGQPTTWRYDTLGQLLSRRDALQQETHYEYNDVGQLVTLTLPDGSTEQFGWSEAGLLLSHQLGNNLPRHWHYNARGQTLSTTDRLNRAIRYNYDVEGRLLSLDNDNGGVYRFSRDAEGRLQEEQRPDDTRYGYTYDADGQMSAVTQRGTADDEGQRPEKPSQLVYDAAGRVIERQTQTERVEYQWDVMGNLLSARRTPTEQGEKLGIQPNTVTFERDKLGRVVREHNGVEALTYQYDALGNLTTLGLPNDDQFHWHHYGSGHVTAIRFNDQIVSEFERDALHRETSRTQGTLTQHRQYDRLGRRQWQSSVSHRITEALTSPEQGILWRAYHYDDMHELAAVEDSNRGTVSYGYDEEGRLRHVYSAHSGQASVRYDRADNALIVPLQTPESSPHTGGSEPYRDNRLTRWEQWQYQYDAFGNMVVRQDSARIQRYRYDGDNRLVGAKGDGPKGLFEAQYHYDALGRRLSKSVSTRQERHETHFLWQGLRLLQSRTADSQQTYCYDPNEAYTPLACIERRYGEDQLYWYHTDLNGSPQEVTNKQGDMVWSGQYGVFGQVTRQTEAMWRNLSKPLGQFRQPLRYAGQYLDEETGLHYNTYRYYAPEVGRFITPDPIGLLGGLNLYQYAPNPLSWIDPWGLASCRVIKAKSRNDALRQAQNHAQVPRVSRGGQDISLNDLNPTSRGDKWGKMKADGAQKLGRRNPNGKNQWFEHPDGHPDAGMPNIPKHHDSGHIHSINTKGEEVIFTW; translated from the coding sequence ATGCTGGAAGCGGCACGCGTCGGTGATCCCATCGGCCATTCTCAGGCTATCGCCGGGTTGATTGGTGGAACGATTTTAGGCGGAATCATCAACGTTGCCGGGGGCATTCTGGGCGGGATGCTGTTTGCTGCCGGGTGCGCGTCTGCGTGTCTCGGTGTCGGTATTCTGCTGATTGGGGCCTCGATTGCCGTCGGTATGGCGGCGAACGCCCTGGGGGAGAAAGCGCGGGATGCCGGTGTTGAGGCTGGAGCCGGTTCGATGAGTCCCAGCGGTGCCATTATCACCGGCTCGGGCAATGTCTTTACCAATGGCAAAGCGGCGGCTGTTTCGTCACTCAGCACGGTGAACTGCGACAAGGACAAGGTTCAGCAGGTGGCTCAGGGCTCATCCTCTGTGTTTATCAATGGCCTGCCAGCCGCCCGCAAGAGCGATAAAACCACCTGTGATGCCACCATCATGGCGGGGTCACCCAACGTGTTTATTGGTGGCGGTACGACCACCACGGAAAGCATCACAACTGAAATTCCCCAATGGGCCTACACCGTGTCTGACCTGACGATGTTTGCGGCGGGCCTGATAAGCTTTGGGGGGGCGGCCAGCAAGGGGCCGGGCGCGATTCAAAAGTTATTTGCCAAACTGCCGGGCGCGGACAAGATAGCCAAAATCGCCTGTCGGTTGGCCCCGTTGGCAATAGTAGCGTCGGTGGCAGGCGTTCTGGCTAAACCGGTGGACGTGACGACCGGGCAGAAATTCCTCAATGATGACGACGAACTGGATTTTACTCTCGACGGTGAATTACCCCTGTTCTGGCAGCGTCGCTATCTCAGCAGCCATGTCTATGAGGGCGTGCTGGGACGCGGTTGGAGCCTGTTCTGGGAGAGTGAACTGCGGCAGGTGGAAGACGGTATTCTGTGGCGTAACACCTATGGCGACTTCATTCCCTTCCCGGATGTGCCCGCAGGCCACCAGACGTTCTGCCCTGACCAGCAGTGCTGGCTCACGCATCATGAGGATGGCCGTTGGTCTGTCCACGATGCGGGCGAACTGCGTTACCACTACCCGGCCTTTGATGCCGAGGGCCGTGCTCCTCTAGGTGTCATCAGCGATAATGTCGGTAACCAGCAGTCATTCCACTACAACGCACAACGGCAGATGGAGAGCGTCACCTGTACCCGTGGGCAAACCCTGCGCTGTGAGTACCATCCCGAACTGAATCGTCTGACGGCAGTCTGGCAGCACACGGTGTCTGGTGAGGTGCTGCGTGCCCGTTACCAGTATAACGAGAAAGGGCAACTGGTGGCGGTACAGCACCGGGGTGAGGCGGTGATGCGCCGCTTTGGCTGGGATGAACATAACGGTTTGCTGTTATGGCATGAGAATGCCACGGGATTGCGCTGTGACTATCAGTGGCAAGAGATTGACGACATCTGGTGTGTGGTTGAACAGCACACCAGTGAAGGCGATGGCTACCGACTGGCCTATGATGAAGAGCAGCGTCAACGTATTGCCACCTGGCAGGATGGCAGCCAGACGGTGTGGGCGTTGGACGAACACCGTCGTGTCAGCCGTTACACCGACCGCTCTGGCAACACGCATCATCTGTTGTGGGACGACGTAGGGCAACCCGCCGGTTACCGCTCGCCGCTGGGGCATCTGCGCCAGTGCCAGTGGGATGAACTGGGTAGGCTGGTGTCGGTCACCGAGGCCAATGGTGCGAAAACGCGCTGGCAGTATCAGCGCAACAGCGACCGACAGACCTTTGTGTTCTGGCCGGATGGCACGTCAGAACGTACCCAATGGGATGAACAAGGACGGGTAGTACAGGAAACCGATCGGTTGTTACAGTCAACTCAGTATCATTACCCCCGTGACAACACGCTGTTGCCGGATAGCATGACCGATGCGCGGGGTGGGGAGAGCCGCTTAGACTGGAACATGCTGGGGTTGATGACCCTTTACACCGACTGTTCCGGCCAGCCGACGACCTGGCGCTACGATACCTTGGGTCAACTGCTTTCCCGCCGGGATGCGTTGCAGCAGGAAACCCACTACGAATATAACGATGTAGGCCAACTGGTCACACTGACCTTGCCGGATGGCTCCACCGAGCAGTTTGGCTGGTCTGAAGCTGGGCTGTTGCTCAGCCACCAGTTGGGGAACAACCTGCCTCGCCATTGGCATTACAACGCACGTGGGCAAACCCTGAGTACCACCGACCGCCTGAACCGGGCTATCCGCTACAACTACGATGTTGAAGGGCGTTTGCTCAGTCTGGATAACGACAATGGCGGGGTGTATCGCTTTAGCCGTGATGCGGAAGGCCGCTTACAGGAAGAACAGCGCCCGGACGATACACGTTATGGCTACACTTACGATGCCGATGGGCAGATGAGCGCGGTCACCCAACGCGGCACGGCAGACGATGAAGGCCAACGGCCCGAGAAACCCAGTCAGCTTGTCTATGATGCCGCAGGCCGTGTGATTGAACGCCAGACACAGACCGAACGGGTGGAATACCAGTGGGACGTGATGGGCAATCTGCTCAGCGCCCGCCGTACCCCCACCGAACAGGGTGAAAAACTGGGTATCCAGCCTAATACCGTCACTTTTGAACGGGATAAACTGGGCCGGGTCGTCAGGGAGCATAACGGCGTCGAGGCGCTGACCTACCAATACGATGCGTTGGGCAACCTGACCACGTTGGGACTGCCAAATGACGACCAGTTCCATTGGCACCACTACGGCTCCGGGCATGTCACCGCCATCCGCTTCAATGACCAGATAGTCAGTGAATTTGAGCGCGATGCGTTGCACCGGGAAACCAGCCGCACGCAAGGCACCCTGACGCAGCACCGGCAGTATGACCGTCTGGGGCGTCGCCAGTGGCAGAGCAGCGTCAGCCATCGGATTACCGAGGCACTCACTTCCCCGGAGCAAGGGATTCTGTGGCGAGCTTATCATTATGACGATATGCATGAACTGGCTGCGGTGGAAGACAGCAACCGGGGCACCGTGAGCTATGGTTACGATGAAGAGGGACGGCTACGTCACGTCTACTCGGCACACAGTGGGCAAGCCTCGGTGCGTTATGACCGGGCCGACAATGCGCTGATAGTGCCGCTACAGACGCCAGAGAGTTCACCCCATACCGGTGGCAGCGAGCCTTACCGTGATAACCGCCTCACCCGCTGGGAGCAGTGGCAATATCAGTATGATGCCTTTGGCAATATGGTGGTCAGGCAGGACAGCGCCCGTATCCAGCGTTATCGCTACGACGGAGATAACCGGTTGGTGGGGGCCAAGGGGGACGGGCCGAAGGGATTGTTTGAGGCGCAGTACCACTATGATGCGCTAGGCCGCCGGTTGAGCAAGAGCGTGAGCACCCGGCAGGAGCGGCACGAAACGCATTTTCTGTGGCAAGGACTGCGGTTGCTGCAAAGCCGCACCGCAGACAGCCAACAAACCTACTGTTACGACCCGAACGAAGCCTATACGCCGTTGGCCTGCATTGAACGGCGCTACGGTGAAGACCAGTTGTATTGGTATCATACCGACCTGAACGGCTCACCGCAGGAAGTGACCAACAAACAGGGCGACATGGTGTGGTCAGGGCAATATGGGGTGTTTGGGCAGGTGACCCGCCAGACGGAGGCGATGTGGCGCAACCTCAGCAAACCGCTGGGGCAGTTCAGGCAGCCGCTGCGTTATGCCGGGCAATATCTGGATGAAGAAACCGGGTTACACTACAATACTTACCGCTATTATGCACCGGAAGTCGGTCGGTTTATCACGCCTGACCCGATCGGGTTACTGGGCGGACTGAATTTATATCAATATGCGCCGAATCCGCTGAGTTGGATCGACCCTTGGGGCTTGGCAAGTTGTAGAGTCATAAAGGCTAAAAGTCGAAATGATGCTTTAAGGCAAGCTCAAAATCATGCACAAGTTCCGAGGGTTTCTCGCGGCGGTCAAGACATTAGCTTGAATGATTTAAATCCAACTAGCCGTGGGGATAAATGGGGAAAGATGAAAGCTGATGGTGCTCAAAAATTAGGTCGCCGGAATCCTAATGGAAAAAACCAATGGTTTGAACATCCCGATGGACATCCTGACGCTGGCATGCCAAATATACCTAAACACCATGACTCCGGACATATTCATTCAATTAACACTAAAGGCGAAGAGGTTATATTTACATGGTAA
- a CDS encoding molecular chaperone has protein sequence MKKIQLMALLTCLMVVGYKANAAIVLDRTRVIYTADVGFVNLSIRNENKTLPYLAQSWIENVAPQSTSVPLAVSPEIQRVNSGEKNIVRIYATLDAKTLPQDRESLFYYTLREIPPRSDIPDAIQVALQTKIKLFYRPLSIVPQPDEIWQQRVILHKTAQGYRLENPTPYYLTVIGLAARSGAAAKEDFPAIMVAPMSSSELVAENYPSPVITYINDYGAHPELSFSCHGAICRAIISGS, from the coding sequence ATGAAAAAAATACAATTAATGGCGCTATTGACCTGTTTGATGGTCGTTGGTTACAAGGCGAATGCCGCTATCGTACTGGATCGTACAAGAGTTATTTATACGGCTGATGTCGGATTCGTTAACCTGAGTATTCGGAATGAGAATAAAACTCTGCCTTATCTGGCTCAATCGTGGATCGAAAATGTAGCTCCGCAGAGCACCTCTGTGCCGTTGGCGGTTTCACCGGAAATACAGAGGGTGAATTCGGGTGAAAAAAATATCGTCCGCATTTATGCCACACTGGATGCGAAAACATTGCCTCAGGATCGCGAATCGCTGTTTTATTACACGTTGCGAGAAATACCGCCGCGTAGCGATATTCCCGATGCGATACAGGTAGCGCTACAAACCAAAATAAAGCTGTTTTACCGCCCGTTGAGTATTGTGCCGCAGCCCGATGAAATCTGGCAGCAGCGCGTCATATTGCACAAAACTGCTCAGGGATATCGGCTCGAGAATCCGACGCCCTATTATCTGACGGTAATCGGCTTGGCGGCCAGAAGCGGAGCGGCGGCAAAAGAGGATTTTCCTGCAATCATGGTCGCACCTATGTCCAGCAGCGAACTGGTTGCAGAAAATTACCCCTCGCCGGTTATCACTTATATCAATGATTACGGTGCTCATCCAGAATTGAGCTTTAGCTGCCACGGGGCAATTTGCCGTGCGATTATCTCTGGTTCATAA
- a CDS encoding IS3 family transposase (programmed frameshift), protein MRKIRFTEHQIIAVLKSVEAGRTVKDVCREAAISEASYYNWKAKYGGMEAADIKKIKDLEDENRRLKQMFADLSLECRALKDVIEKKPLKPAIKRELVNYLTTQFTMSIRQACRTLSLSRTVFRYQPNTRRDEPVIQRLTEAAERYPRXGFKKLFQVLRRQGYAWNHKRIHRIYCLLKLNFRRKGKQRLPVRNPAPLATPEALNQSWSIDFMHDALTCGRRFRTFNVVDDFNREALAIEIDLNIPAQRIVRVLDRIAANRGYPLKMRMDNGPELISLALAQWAEDHGVMLEFIKPGKPTQNAFIERFNRTYRTEILDFYLFRTLNEAREITERWLNEYNSERPHESLNNLTPEEYRLMAEKPEISKSVWN, encoded by the exons ATGCGCAAGATCCGATTTACCGAGCACCAGATCATCGCCGTACTGAAGTCCGTCGAAGCGGGTAGGACCGTCAAAGATGTGTGCCGCGAGGCTGCTATTTCCGAAGCCAGCTATTACAATTGGAAGGCGAAATATGGCGGGATGGAAGCCGCTGATATCAAAAAAATCAAAGATCTAGAAGACGAGAATCGCCGTCTGAAGCAGATGTTTGCCGACCTGAGTCTGGAATGCCGTGCGCTGAAAGACGTCATCGAAAAAAAGC CTTTAAAACCAGCGATAAAGCGTGAGCTCGTCAACTATCTGACCACGCAGTTTACGATGAGCATACGCCAGGCATGCAGGACGTTATCGCTGAGCAGGACGGTGTTTCGTTATCAACCGAATACACGACGTGATGAACCGGTGATCCAGAGGCTGACTGAGGCGGCTGAACGCTATCCCCGCTRTGGATTTAAGAAGCTTTTTCAGGTGCTTCGCAGGCAGGGATACGCCTGGAACCACAAACGCATACACCGGATTTACTGTCTGCTAAAACTGAATTTTCGTCGTAAAGGGAAACAACGCCTGCCGGTGCGTAATCCGGCGCCGCTGGCCACGCCGGAAGCCCTCAACCAAAGCTGGTCGATTGATTTTATGCACGACGCGCTGACATGTGGCCGACGTTTTCGGACTTTCAACGTCGTGGATGATTTTAACCGCGAGGCTCTGGCTATCGAAATTGACCTGAATATTCCGGCGCAGCGCATTGTGCGGGTGCTGGACAGAATAGCGGCAAACCGTGGCTATCCGCTGAAGATGCGGATGGATAACGGGCCGGAATTGATATCACTGGCGCTGGCACAATGGGCTGAAGACCATGGCGTGATGCTGGAATTTATCAAGCCCGGCAAACCAACACAGAACGCGTTTATCGAACGGTTTAACCGAACGTACCGGACCGAAATACTGGATTTTTATCTGTTCAGAACACTGAATGAAGCACGGGAAATAACGGAGCGCTGGCTGAATGAATACAACAGTGAGCGGCCTCATGAATCCCTGAATAATCTGACGCCGGAAGAATATCGGCTGATGGCTGAGAAACCGGAAATCTCAAAAAGTGTGTGGAACTAA